Proteins from one Pantoea cypripedii genomic window:
- a CDS encoding ABC transporter permease, whose translation MSLESIVTRHPRAPRPSVWRSELARRITGRLLGGVLVLWAAVTLAFLGVHLAPGDIVSLLIGEQERTAAIEAAIRAEWGLNHPLWWQYLHYLWRVLHGDFGRSYILNTEVSRLLATQLWPTLKLTLAALLVSVVFAVVMAVATAQRRWGRRIANGLELLLASTPSFWMGIVLLFIFSFTLRWFPVAGDRHLSSLVLPALSLGLAQGAVIAQVLRRELERALESPFTLTLRAWGVGETTIRLRHALRHAALPAVTLTGWLVGGLLSGAVITEQVFGRPGLGKLTVDAVLAKDLPVVLAVAVLSALIYVVMSTLVDILALWIDPRLRGEGK comes from the coding sequence ATGAGTCTGGAGAGCATCGTAACCCGTCACCCGCGAGCGCCGCGGCCATCGGTATGGCGTAGCGAACTGGCGCGTCGTATCACCGGACGCCTGCTGGGTGGCGTGCTGGTGTTATGGGCCGCCGTCACCCTGGCGTTCCTCGGTGTGCATCTGGCGCCTGGCGATATCGTCAGCCTGCTGATTGGGGAGCAGGAGCGCACTGCGGCGATAGAGGCGGCAATTCGCGCCGAGTGGGGGCTGAACCACCCGCTGTGGTGGCAGTACCTGCACTATCTGTGGCGCGTGCTGCACGGCGACTTCGGACGTTCCTACATTCTCAACACCGAGGTGAGTCGGCTGCTGGCCACCCAGCTGTGGCCCACCCTGAAACTCACCCTGGCGGCGTTGCTGGTCAGTGTTGTGTTTGCCGTGGTGATGGCGGTAGCGACGGCACAACGCCGCTGGGGCCGCCGGATCGCGAATGGCCTGGAGTTGCTGCTGGCTTCCACGCCGTCATTCTGGATGGGCATTGTGTTGTTGTTCATCTTCAGTTTTACGCTGCGCTGGTTCCCGGTGGCGGGGGATCGCCATCTTTCTTCGCTGGTGCTGCCGGCCTTATCCCTCGGACTGGCCCAGGGGGCGGTGATTGCCCAGGTTCTGCGGCGTGAACTGGAACGTGCACTGGAATCCCCCTTTACCCTGACGCTAAGGGCATGGGGCGTGGGGGAAACCACCATTCGTCTGCGTCATGCGTTACGCCACGCCGCACTGCCTGCGGTGACGTTAACCGGCTGGCTGGTGGGCGGATTACTCAGCGGGGCGGTGATCACCGAACAGGTTTTTGGTCGTCCCGGCCTCGGTAAGCTGACGGTGGATGCGGTGCTGGCGAAAGATCTGCCAGTGGTGCTGGCGGTTGCCGTCCTTTCGGCGCTGATTTACGTGGTGATGAGCACGCTGGTGGACATTCTGGCGTTGTGGATCGATCCGCGCCTGCGTGGGGAGGGCAAATAA
- a CDS encoding nuclear transport factor 2 family protein, translating into MSSQQPADVINEFFHRTASAADVAAIAELVSEDVDWFVAGDIATVPWIGRKHGKAGAAEFSRQIREQITSEHFEISEILAQGNRVLVPGKLASRVNKTGKLIETEFVFDFVVNDGLITRFRLFEDSFAVSEACR; encoded by the coding sequence ATGTCATCTCAACAACCTGCTGATGTTATTAATGAATTTTTCCACCGCACTGCGTCTGCTGCGGATGTCGCTGCTATCGCAGAACTGGTCAGCGAAGACGTTGACTGGTTTGTGGCGGGCGATATCGCCACCGTTCCCTGGATTGGACGTAAACATGGCAAAGCGGGGGCAGCTGAATTTTCACGTCAGATTCGTGAGCAAATCACTTCTGAACACTTTGAAATCAGTGAGATACTGGCTCAGGGCAACAGAGTTCTGGTACCAGGAAAACTGGCTTCCCGTGTGAACAAAACCGGCAAACTGATCGAGACGGAGTTTGTGTTTGATTTTGTGGTAAATGACGGCTTGATCACCCGTTTCCGTCTGTTTGAAGACAGTTTTGCAGTGTCCGAGGCTTGCCGCTAA
- a CDS encoding metallophosphoesterase — protein MLIAQVSDIHASPDNDNLSRFDRALAWLAHLNPDILVLTGDLIDEQWYEGYRLIADRLQQQTYPSLLLPGNADDRQQMRAVWGKHRWAEDASGDALHFAHQFGELCLIGLDSTLENETSGDVSRHLAWLEKQFSDAPSLLFLHHHVFASGIPTLDKTMCQGARKLEELVRRVPHHLLAISSGHVHRPIAGMFAGIPAYICGSVCPANPVWFGKENIPPADDPPALMVHRFTGNAVTSYHVSV, from the coding sequence ATGCTGATAGCGCAGGTTTCGGACATCCACGCTTCTCCTGATAATGACAACCTATCCCGATTTGATCGTGCGCTGGCCTGGCTGGCACATCTCAACCCGGACATTCTGGTGCTGACCGGTGACCTGATTGATGAACAGTGGTATGAAGGTTATCGGTTGATTGCCGACCGTCTGCAGCAGCAAACGTATCCCTCATTACTGCTGCCCGGCAACGCCGACGACCGCCAACAGATGCGTGCAGTCTGGGGAAAACATCGCTGGGCGGAGGATGCGTCAGGCGATGCTCTGCACTTTGCGCACCAGTTCGGTGAACTTTGCCTTATTGGGCTGGATTCAACCCTGGAGAACGAAACATCAGGCGATGTATCCAGACATCTTGCCTGGCTGGAGAAACAATTCAGCGATGCTCCATCACTGTTATTCCTGCATCATCACGTCTTTGCATCCGGTATCCCCACGCTGGATAAGACGATGTGCCAGGGCGCACGGAAGTTGGAAGAGCTGGTCAGGCGCGTTCCTCACCACCTGCTGGCGATTTCCAGCGGGCATGTCCACCGCCCCATAGCAGGGATGTTTGCGGGCATACCGGCCTATATCTGTGGGTCAGTGTGCCCGGCTAATCCGGTCTGGTTTGGGAAAGAAAATATCCCCCCAGCTGACGATCCACCGGCATTGATGGTCCACCGGTTTACCGGCAATGCCGTTACCAGTTATCATGTTTCTGTTTGA
- a CDS encoding ABC transporter permease has protein sequence MQAILQRFSLALPVSVWSALFFLLLVALAVVAPHWLTHSDPLLADPVNAQLAPSAQHWLGTDQLGRDLLTRVIYGSRYSLLISVAAMAVAVIFGTLLGLTAALARGVVDELLSRAVDVISAFPDLLLALMLIAFTGPGTNNLIIALGVASVPRFARVVRAQTYTVMTSGYVEQARTFGLSRFTLIGRHILPHAMAQVPALATLGLGTAIIGTAGLSFLGMGPQPPTAEWGLMLAEGRNYLRNAWWIAVWPGVFITLTVIAVNTVGRYWQARFEGRTL, from the coding sequence ATGCAAGCCATCCTGCAACGATTTTCTCTTGCGCTGCCCGTATCGGTGTGGAGCGCATTGTTCTTTCTGCTGCTGGTCGCGCTGGCGGTGGTGGCTCCGCACTGGCTGACGCACAGCGATCCGCTGCTGGCCGATCCGGTTAACGCACAGCTGGCGCCATCGGCGCAGCACTGGCTTGGCACCGATCAGCTGGGGCGTGATCTGCTGACCCGGGTGATTTACGGCAGCCGTTATTCGCTGTTGATCAGCGTCGCGGCGATGGCGGTAGCGGTGATCTTCGGCACCTTACTTGGCCTGACCGCAGCACTGGCACGCGGGGTGGTGGATGAGCTGCTGAGCCGCGCGGTTGACGTTATCTCGGCATTTCCCGATCTGCTGCTGGCGTTGATGCTGATCGCTTTCACCGGTCCAGGCACCAATAACCTGATCATCGCTCTCGGCGTGGCTTCGGTACCGCGTTTTGCCCGCGTGGTACGCGCCCAGACTTACACTGTCATGACCTCCGGCTACGTGGAACAGGCCCGCACCTTTGGCCTGTCGCGCTTTACGCTGATCGGGCGTCATATTCTGCCGCATGCGATGGCGCAGGTGCCTGCGCTGGCGACGCTGGGTCTTGGCACAGCGATCATTGGCACTGCGGGACTGAGCTTCCTGGGCATGGGGCCACAGCCGCCGACGGCTGAATGGGGATTGATGCTGGCAGAAGGGCGTAACTATCTGCGCAACGCCTGGTGGATTGCCGTCTGGCCGGGGGTCTTTATCACCCTGACGGTGATTGCGGTGAATACGGTAGGGCGCTACTGGCAGGCGCGTTTTGAAGGGAGAACGTTATGA
- a CDS encoding dipeptide ABC transporter ATP-binding protein → MTQPVIDIQNLSIRFGDQRVVRNLNLQVWPGESVALVGESGSGKTLTARSLLGLLPDDAVVSADRFVIDGRDMRNASRRDWRALRGRRIGYVLQDALVSLDPLRRIGQQLADALRASGYRGDASLQEKSLELLCAAGIADAESRLVRYPHQLSGGQRQRALIATALAGSPALLIADEPTTALDMTVQRQILQLLAQRRREGHGLLLISHDLAVVAELADRVLVMRDGKVVEQGHSGALLQRPRHAWTQRLLRAVPTPATRGLRLSAAEPTPLPPRPAPGAVPLLEAIGLNKAYGERQVLHNINFSLHAGETLGVVGESGSGKTSLVKVVMGLTEPDSGTLLLEGSRWQGLNEKARRARRARLQLIAQDPFSSFDPRYTVEKIIGESLDSVGIFGDARRQRVRQLLDEVQLGDRFLQRYPQQLSGGQRQRVAIARAFAPNPALLVADEPVSALDVSVQAQVLDLLADMQAEHGTALLFISHDLGVIQHLADRVLVMQNGQVVESGELRQVFTAPQHPWTQKLLQALPVLPDWQPTTVML, encoded by the coding sequence ATGACGCAGCCGGTGATTGATATCCAGAACCTCTCGATACGCTTTGGTGATCAGCGGGTAGTCAGGAATCTGAATTTACAGGTTTGGCCGGGCGAATCGGTGGCGCTGGTGGGGGAATCCGGCTCAGGCAAAACCCTGACCGCCCGCAGCCTGCTGGGATTACTTCCGGATGATGCGGTTGTCAGTGCCGATCGTTTTGTTATCGATGGACGCGACATGCGCAACGCCAGCCGTCGCGACTGGCGCGCGCTACGCGGACGCCGTATCGGTTACGTGTTGCAGGATGCGCTGGTTTCACTCGATCCGCTGCGGCGCATCGGTCAGCAGCTGGCGGATGCACTGCGTGCATCGGGCTATCGCGGTGATGCCAGCCTGCAGGAAAAAAGCCTTGAGCTGCTGTGCGCGGCAGGGATAGCGGACGCGGAAAGCCGACTCGTACGCTATCCCCACCAGCTCTCCGGTGGGCAGCGTCAGCGCGCCCTGATTGCCACCGCCCTGGCGGGTAGCCCGGCGCTGCTGATTGCGGATGAACCCACCACGGCGCTGGACATGACGGTGCAGCGGCAAATCCTGCAATTGCTGGCACAACGGCGGCGCGAGGGGCATGGCCTGTTGCTGATCAGCCACGATCTGGCGGTGGTTGCTGAACTGGCGGACCGGGTGCTGGTGATGCGCGATGGTAAGGTGGTGGAGCAGGGCCACAGCGGAGCGTTACTCCAGCGCCCCCGGCATGCCTGGACACAGCGTTTGCTGCGTGCGGTGCCGACACCCGCCACGCGCGGCTTACGCCTCAGTGCAGCCGAGCCGACACCGCTGCCGCCGCGTCCGGCACCCGGTGCTGTACCGCTGCTGGAGGCTATTGGCCTGAATAAGGCCTACGGCGAGCGTCAGGTGCTGCATAACATCAATTTCAGCCTGCACGCCGGGGAAACCCTTGGCGTGGTGGGGGAGTCCGGTTCCGGCAAAACCTCGCTGGTGAAGGTGGTGATGGGCCTGACCGAACCCGACAGCGGCACGCTGCTGCTGGAAGGCAGTCGCTGGCAGGGCCTTAATGAGAAAGCACGCCGCGCCCGACGCGCCCGCCTGCAGCTGATTGCGCAGGATCCCTTCAGCTCTTTCGACCCGCGTTACACCGTGGAAAAAATTATCGGCGAAAGCCTCGACAGCGTGGGCATCTTTGGTGATGCGCGCCGTCAACGGGTGCGCCAGTTGCTGGACGAAGTGCAACTGGGCGATCGTTTTCTGCAACGTTATCCGCAGCAACTCTCTGGTGGTCAACGCCAGCGTGTGGCGATTGCCCGCGCTTTTGCCCCGAACCCGGCGCTGCTGGTGGCGGATGAGCCGGTCAGCGCGCTTGACGTCTCCGTGCAGGCACAGGTGCTGGATCTGCTGGCCGATATGCAGGCCGAACACGGCACGGCGCTGCTGTTTATTTCTCACGATCTTGGGGTGATCCAGCATCTGGCCGACCGTGTACTGGTGATGCAGAACGGCCAGGTGGTGGAGAGCGGGGAATTGCGGCAGGTCTTCACCGCGCCCCAACATCCCTGGACACAAAAACTTTTACAGGCGCTGCCGGTGCTTCCCGACTGGCAGCCCACGACAGTGATGCTGTAG
- a CDS encoding LLM class flavin-dependent oxidoreductase, which translates to MSQTQRQLRLGAIIQGASGNMSAWRHPDAVADASINVDYVLELARKAEQAKIDFLFVADGLYITPQSIPHFLNRFEPITLLSALALVTKHIGLVATLSTSYSEPFTVARQFASLDHLSGGRVGWNVVTSPLEGSAKNFSRATHPEHDERYRVASEYLQVVKGLWDSWEEDAFVRDKDSGQFFDPDKLHTLNHQGKYFSVQGPLNVGRSPQGRPVVFQAGASEAGKTFAAEAADAIYTRQDTLEQAREFREDVRRRLVAQGRNADDIRVFQGISVIVGDTEEEAERRYQQTAELVSIDKALEYLGRYFEHHDFSQYPLDAPFPDIGDLGANSFRSTTESIKRHARDRGLTLRQVALEEATPRPGFLGTAQQVADGLAQWFLAGAADGFIVRGGTPGAFDDFVDQVIPLLQQRGLYRSEYEGETLRENLGLAVPENQFSQRRRQQVA; encoded by the coding sequence ATGAGTCAGACACAACGCCAGCTGCGGCTGGGTGCCATTATTCAGGGGGCTTCCGGCAACATGTCGGCATGGCGTCATCCGGATGCGGTGGCTGATGCCAGCATCAACGTGGACTACGTGCTGGAGCTGGCGCGAAAGGCTGAGCAGGCGAAAATTGATTTTCTGTTCGTCGCCGATGGCCTGTACATCACGCCTCAGTCGATCCCGCATTTTCTCAACCGTTTCGAACCCATCACCCTGCTATCGGCGCTAGCGCTGGTAACAAAACACATTGGCCTGGTGGCGACACTCTCCACCTCCTACAGCGAACCTTTTACCGTGGCGCGCCAGTTCGCCAGCCTTGACCATCTGAGTGGCGGGCGCGTTGGCTGGAACGTGGTGACGTCGCCGCTGGAAGGATCGGCGAAGAACTTCTCCCGCGCCACCCATCCTGAGCATGACGAACGTTATCGCGTTGCCAGCGAGTATTTGCAGGTAGTGAAGGGGTTGTGGGATTCGTGGGAAGAAGATGCCTTTGTGCGTGACAAAGACAGCGGGCAGTTTTTCGATCCTGACAAACTGCATACCCTCAATCACCAGGGCAAGTATTTCTCAGTGCAGGGCCCCCTCAACGTGGGTCGCTCACCGCAGGGGCGGCCGGTGGTGTTTCAGGCGGGCGCTTCGGAAGCAGGTAAAACCTTTGCCGCAGAAGCGGCTGACGCCATCTATACGCGTCAGGATACACTGGAACAGGCGCGTGAATTTCGTGAGGATGTGCGTCGTCGCCTGGTGGCCCAGGGACGCAATGCTGATGATATTCGGGTTTTTCAGGGTATCAGCGTGATTGTCGGGGATACCGAAGAGGAGGCGGAGCGCCGCTATCAGCAGACCGCAGAATTGGTGAGCATTGATAAAGCGCTGGAATATCTTGGCCGTTACTTCGAGCATCACGATTTCAGCCAATATCCGCTGGATGCGCCTTTCCCGGACATCGGCGACCTTGGCGCAAACAGCTTCCGCAGTACCACGGAGTCCATTAAACGCCATGCTCGCGACCGTGGGTTGACCTTGCGCCAGGTCGCGCTGGAAGAAGCCACGCCCCGGCCCGGTTTCCTCGGTACCGCGCAGCAGGTGGCAGACGGCTTAGCCCAGTGGTTCCTCGCGGGCGCAGCGGATGGTTTTATCGTTCGTGGCGGTACCCCTGGCGCATTTGATGATTTTGTCGATCAGGTGATCCCGCTGCTGCAACAACGCGGACTTTATCGCAGCGAATATGAGGGCGAGACGCTGCGCGAAAACCTCGGGCTGGCGGTGCCGGAAAACCAGTTTTCACAACGCCGTCGTCAGCAGGTGGCCTGA
- a CDS encoding ABC transporter substrate-binding protein, protein MKANSLTLALGLTCLLGSACHTFAAEQPRSGGSLTWGVETEPVPFNPQLNGQSKAEVVLRNVWESLLARRNDGSFVPWLAESYEASPDGKNYRFSLRRDVTFSNGEKLDANAVAENFRHLQDAAYCAGSSLCAVGARIESITTPDDHTVAITLKQGYSPFLAFAAKLQILAPASWHSSQLKSGGKDIAGTGPFILESYEKGQQVTFVKNPHYHWAPATAHHQGPAYLDRVTYRFLPESSVRTGALLSGQVDVIEGISGNDAGEFKDNSDFTYQHALNTGTPYSLFLNVEYGPTQDVKVRQALLQGLDIDPILKSVYRGERTRAWGITSPIDPLYNNDLEGKYGNNPAAANKLLDEAGWQTRDADGFRTKAGQRLSIEVIQAQATVRDQRDVLLQAIQAQARQRLGVDLKLRYVDSGTYVDVRNTGKFGSIANSNTETDGIDIENHYRPVKAGGPINYSRVNSPDINGWLDQAAATLDLNQRRKFYSQLQQFALPQQALAVPLYEPEDQIAAASYVHGVGFRSFKQMPENVYDVWLSEH, encoded by the coding sequence ATGAAAGCGAATTCACTGACTCTCGCGCTGGGTCTGACCTGCCTGCTGGGAAGCGCATGCCATACCTTTGCCGCCGAACAACCGCGCAGCGGCGGCAGCCTGACCTGGGGCGTCGAAACGGAACCCGTTCCGTTTAACCCGCAGCTTAATGGCCAGTCAAAAGCGGAAGTGGTGCTGCGTAACGTCTGGGAATCGCTGCTGGCGCGTCGCAATGATGGCAGCTTTGTCCCCTGGCTGGCGGAAAGCTATGAAGCCAGCCCGGACGGGAAAAACTATCGCTTCAGCCTGCGTCGTGACGTCACTTTCTCCAATGGTGAAAAGCTGGATGCCAATGCGGTCGCAGAGAATTTCCGCCATCTGCAGGATGCAGCCTATTGCGCGGGCAGTAGCCTGTGTGCAGTGGGTGCCCGCATCGAAAGTATCACCACGCCGGACGACCATACGGTGGCGATCACCCTGAAACAAGGCTACTCACCGTTCCTGGCCTTCGCCGCCAAATTGCAGATCCTCGCCCCGGCCAGCTGGCACTCTTCGCAGCTCAAGTCTGGCGGCAAAGACATTGCCGGTACCGGCCCCTTTATTCTCGAAAGTTACGAAAAAGGGCAGCAGGTGACCTTCGTGAAAAACCCCCATTACCACTGGGCACCCGCCACGGCGCATCATCAGGGACCGGCGTATCTTGATCGTGTCACCTATCGCTTTTTGCCGGAATCTTCGGTGCGGACCGGCGCGTTGTTGTCAGGGCAGGTGGATGTGATTGAAGGTATCTCCGGTAATGACGCGGGAGAGTTCAAAGACAACAGCGACTTTACCTACCAGCATGCGCTGAATACCGGCACACCCTATTCGCTATTCCTTAACGTGGAATACGGCCCGACCCAGGATGTGAAGGTGCGACAGGCGTTGTTGCAGGGGCTGGACATCGACCCGATCCTCAAATCGGTCTATCGCGGCGAGCGTACCCGTGCCTGGGGCATCACGTCACCTATCGATCCGCTCTACAACAACGATCTGGAAGGGAAGTATGGCAATAACCCGGCTGCCGCAAACAAGTTGCTGGATGAGGCGGGCTGGCAGACGCGTGATGCTGATGGCTTTCGTACCAAAGCGGGTCAGCGCCTGAGCATTGAGGTGATTCAGGCGCAGGCGACGGTACGTGACCAGCGCGATGTACTGCTACAGGCGATTCAGGCCCAGGCGCGTCAGCGGCTTGGTGTGGATCTGAAGCTGCGTTATGTCGATTCCGGTACCTACGTTGATGTGCGCAACACCGGCAAATTTGGCTCGATCGCTAACTCCAATACCGAAACTGATGGCATTGATATCGAAAACCACTATCGCCCGGTGAAGGCAGGTGGCCCGATCAACTACAGCCGCGTCAACAGCCCGGACATCAACGGCTGGCTCGATCAGGCGGCCGCCACGCTGGATCTTAATCAGCGGCGTAAATTCTACAGCCAGTTGCAACAGTTTGCTCTGCCACAGCAGGCGCTGGCGGTGCCTCTGTACGAACCGGAAGACCAGATTGCGGCGGCAAGCTATGTGCACGGTGTCGGTTTCCGCAGTTTTAAGCAAATGCCTGAAAACGTCTATGACGTGTGGCTGAGCGAACACTAA
- a CDS encoding GNAT family N-acetyltransferase, whose product MSQSIQVAKPDDAEEIFALLQRAYASLVALDVHFTISRGSVEQVRRTIEQETVLVLRKWKRAVATVTVRFPWQQDDNAPSSLPFIHWFAVDPDFKGQGYGREIISWAEETLLKDTLKAPGVYLATATKHPWLSDLYLRRGYHPFYHRTNQLGEALVFLKKELTANATTAPKKEYALPDSGH is encoded by the coding sequence ATGAGCCAGTCCATCCAGGTAGCAAAGCCCGATGATGCAGAAGAAATCTTTGCTTTACTCCAGCGCGCTTATGCTTCGCTGGTCGCTTTGGATGTGCATTTTACCATTTCACGAGGCTCGGTTGAGCAGGTACGGCGTACCATCGAGCAGGAAACCGTGCTGGTGCTGCGCAAATGGAAACGCGCTGTGGCGACGGTAACGGTGCGTTTTCCCTGGCAGCAGGATGACAACGCACCCTCATCCTTACCTTTTATTCACTGGTTTGCCGTTGACCCGGATTTTAAAGGTCAGGGATATGGGCGGGAAATTATCAGCTGGGCAGAAGAAACCCTGCTGAAAGACACCCTGAAAGCGCCGGGTGTTTATCTGGCTACTGCAACGAAACACCCCTGGCTGAGCGATCTGTATCTGCGTCGTGGCTATCACCCTTTTTATCATCGCACCAATCAATTAGGGGAAGCGTTGGTTTTTCTGAAAAAGGAATTGACCGCCAATGCAACAACCGCCCCCAAAAAAGAGTACGCACTGCCTGATTCAGGCCATTAA
- a CDS encoding VOC family protein has protein sequence MNFQHMRIARPVSDLSRSSEMYCEGLGLNKIGEFTDHDGFSGCMLGREDLPRHLEFTQCHHHPVNPSSSPEDLLVLYVPEKEDWESACSEMESAGFIRVESFNPYWERRGVTFEDHDGYRVVIQNMKWGEV, from the coding sequence ATGAACTTTCAGCATATGCGAATTGCCAGGCCGGTAAGCGATCTCAGCCGGAGTAGCGAAATGTACTGCGAGGGGCTTGGGCTGAACAAAATCGGCGAATTTACCGATCATGACGGCTTCAGTGGATGCATGTTAGGCCGGGAGGATTTACCCAGGCACCTTGAGTTCACGCAGTGCCACCATCATCCGGTTAATCCGTCTTCCTCACCTGAAGACCTGCTGGTTCTGTATGTACCGGAAAAGGAGGACTGGGAAAGCGCCTGTTCGGAAATGGAGAGTGCGGGATTTATCAGGGTCGAATCGTTTAACCCCTACTGGGAGAGAAGGGGAGTGACTTTCGAAGACCATGATGGATACAGAGTAGTTATCCAGAATATGAAGTGGGGGGAAGTGTGA
- a CDS encoding NtaA/DmoA family FMN-dependent monooxygenase (This protein belongs to a clade of FMN-dependent monooxygenases, within a broader family of flavin-dependent oxidoreductases, the luciferase-like monooxygenase (LMM) family, some of whose members use coenzyme F420 rather than FMN.) translates to MPQPYRRKLKTLVGATSVISAGNDSQPGIGIARAIELAKLAEREKITGLFTADLLQADPAGLAGNTGSQDPLIALAALSQTTSQIGLIATVSTSWLHPYNLARQVGTLDHVSGGRAGWNAVTSSVGEENFGESQLPLPQERYARATEFIEVMNALYDANEREAVQRTASGGIRIDPARLHPIHYRGDYFQVAGPLNVPPSPQRRPVQFQAGQSEAGVTLGARYAEVIYTSQPTFDAAQAFVADVQQRARRFGREHNPPLIMNSFHAIIGDSEADVARRLRDKHERINYQQGRLRVADMLGGEVDLRDLPLDRPLPVALIPEVTQVHRRQGRAAIFRQYALEGLTLRELIIKAEETGHWFVAGTPETLADAIEQRYQAGVLDVISLHGLGQPDQQDLLLNGLLPELRRRRLLDTDYQGSDFRSSLELAPLR, encoded by the coding sequence GTGCCACAACCTTATCGCAGAAAACTGAAAACGCTGGTGGGGGCCACCAGCGTGATTTCGGCGGGCAATGACAGCCAGCCGGGGATCGGCATTGCCCGAGCCATCGAACTGGCGAAACTCGCGGAACGCGAAAAAATCACCGGTCTGTTCACTGCCGATCTTTTACAGGCCGATCCTGCCGGGCTGGCAGGTAATACCGGCAGCCAGGACCCGCTGATTGCGCTGGCGGCGCTGAGTCAGACGACATCGCAGATTGGTTTGATTGCCACGGTCAGCACCAGCTGGCTGCATCCCTATAATCTGGCACGCCAGGTCGGTACGCTCGATCATGTCAGTGGCGGACGTGCCGGCTGGAATGCGGTGACGTCATCGGTGGGTGAGGAGAACTTTGGTGAAAGCCAGCTGCCGCTGCCGCAGGAGCGCTATGCGCGCGCCACCGAATTTATCGAAGTGATGAATGCGTTGTATGATGCGAACGAACGTGAGGCGGTGCAGCGCACCGCCAGCGGAGGGATACGTATCGATCCCGCCAGGCTGCATCCGATTCATTATCGTGGCGACTATTTTCAGGTCGCCGGGCCACTTAACGTACCGCCTTCACCGCAGCGCCGTCCGGTGCAGTTTCAGGCCGGACAATCAGAAGCCGGGGTGACGCTGGGCGCACGTTATGCCGAGGTGATTTACACTTCTCAACCGACCTTTGACGCCGCCCAGGCGTTTGTGGCGGATGTGCAGCAGCGTGCACGGCGCTTTGGTCGGGAACACAATCCACCGCTGATCATGAATTCATTCCACGCCATTATTGGCGACAGCGAGGCGGATGTGGCGCGCCGCCTGCGTGATAAGCATGAACGCATCAACTACCAGCAGGGTCGCCTGCGAGTGGCGGATATGCTGGGGGGCGAGGTGGACCTGCGCGATTTGCCGCTGGATCGCCCGCTCCCTGTGGCGCTGATCCCGGAAGTGACGCAGGTCCACCGTCGGCAGGGGCGCGCGGCCATTTTCCGCCAGTATGCGCTGGAAGGGCTGACGCTGCGCGAGCTGATCATTAAAGCTGAAGAAACCGGTCACTGGTTTGTTGCTGGCACCCCCGAAACTCTGGCGGATGCTATTGAACAACGTTATCAGGCTGGCGTGCTGGATGTGATCTCACTCCATGGGCTGGGACAACCTGATCAGCAGGATTTGTTGCTGAATGGCCTGCTGCCGGAACTGCGACGACGCCGGTTGCTGGATACGGATTATCAGGGCAGCGATTTCCGCAGCAGTCTGGAGCTGGCCCCGTTGCGGTAG
- a CDS encoding tlde1 domain-containing protein, protein MLLKRSVISNRLMSISRWINGIQRGNFRLHPGMISQGCITLERNSDFAMIRNRLLHTPLTDVPCTRNLKARGFIEVKEYGYGETCPTKR, encoded by the coding sequence ATGCTGCTTAAACGAAGCGTGATATCTAATAGGCTAATGTCGATAAGCCGGTGGATCAATGGCATTCAACGAGGAAATTTTCGCCTGCATCCGGGCATGATTTCGCAGGGTTGCATTACTCTGGAACGTAATTCAGATTTTGCAATGATTCGCAATCGACTGCTCCACACACCGCTGACTGATGTACCCTGTACAAGGAACCTGAAAGCACGTGGGTTTATTGAGGTAAAAGAATATGGATATGGTGAAACTTGTCCGACGAAGCGTTAA
- a CDS encoding DUF1493 family protein, which translates to MVTQDIEKAVFDLVEEYNGRRLFTLKRYPLKHDTDLNEDFRMDPLDAYELLEKYVERFNIEASEIDFSQYFPEDFSEKHDRLTIQLLIDSAKAGRWLGKK; encoded by the coding sequence ATGGTGACGCAGGATATTGAAAAAGCAGTGTTTGATTTGGTAGAAGAATACAACGGGCGGAGGCTATTTACCTTAAAACGTTATCCGCTTAAACACGATACTGACCTGAACGAAGATTTCCGCATGGACCCGCTAGATGCTTATGAATTACTTGAGAAGTATGTTGAGCGGTTCAACATCGAAGCTTCAGAAATTGACTTCAGCCAATACTTTCCCGAAGACTTTAGTGAAAAACATGACCGACTGACTATTCAGTTATTGATAGATTCAGCAAAGGCTGGACGTTGGCTGGGTAAAAAGTAA